In one Streptomyces sp. NBC_01241 genomic region, the following are encoded:
- the cobF gene encoding precorrin-6A synthase (deacetylating): MRKIYVIGIGAGDPGHLTLQAVKALNRADAFFILDKGEEKSDLTGLRRDILDVHVANSAYRLVEARDPERDRRTSDYSPAVDDWRRRRANLYERFIAEDLGEDECGAFLVWGDPALYDSTLGILEEILDRGAVAFDHEVVPGISSVSALLAKHRTGLNRVARPVQITTGRRLAEGWPEGVDDVVVMLDARQAFTRHLDQDLFIYWGAYVGTEDEILVSGRLAEVSDRIEELRAEARARKGWIMDTYLLRRG; this comes from the coding sequence GTGAGAAAGATCTATGTCATCGGCATCGGCGCGGGCGACCCCGGCCATCTGACCTTGCAGGCCGTCAAGGCGCTGAACAGGGCGGATGCGTTCTTCATCCTCGACAAGGGTGAGGAGAAGTCCGATCTGACCGGGCTGCGGCGGGACATCCTCGATGTGCACGTGGCCAACTCCGCGTACCGGCTCGTCGAGGCGCGGGATCCGGAGCGGGACCGCAGGACGTCGGACTACTCACCCGCGGTGGACGACTGGCGTCGGCGCCGCGCGAATCTGTACGAGCGGTTCATCGCGGAGGACCTCGGCGAGGACGAGTGCGGGGCGTTCCTCGTGTGGGGCGATCCCGCGCTGTACGACTCCACGCTGGGCATCCTCGAGGAGATCCTCGACCGGGGTGCGGTCGCCTTCGACCACGAGGTGGTTCCCGGGATCAGCAGTGTCTCCGCGCTGCTGGCCAAGCACCGGACGGGGCTGAACCGGGTGGCGCGTCCGGTGCAGATCACGACGGGCCGGCGGCTGGCCGAGGGCTGGCCCGAGGGGGTCGACGACGTGGTGGTGATGCTCGACGCGCGGCAGGCGTTCACCCGCCATCTCGATCAGGACCTCTTCATCTACTGGGGCGCGTACGTGGGGACCGAGGACGAGATCCTGGTCTCCGGTCGCCTCGCCGAAGTGTCGGACCGGATCGAGGAGCTGCGGGCCGAGGCGCGCGCCCGCAAGGGCTGGATCATGGATACTTATCTGCTGCGTCGCGGCTGA
- a CDS encoding ATP-binding protein has product MKQSRPLYEREPELAAAAHAVAALCDAQAFGGLLIFSGEAGIGKTALLAEIRAMAADRCSVWSARGGETVTSVPFHVVRQLLQPALDQFPPDEVRTLFGPWYEIAAPALGLAEPSGPQPDPQGVRDGLDFVVSRLASRLSHRPLLLVIDDAHWADGESLAWLASFTARLGELPVLVVQAHRPEELAARQEGSGSGGANPSQVRVALRALTPDATAVLVRAALGEHADDPFCREVWAVTGGNPYEAVELVAKVQDRELVPLEESAGLLRELGESARGSGLVARLERLGTHATRFAWAAAVLGTDISQDLAATLAGMSPAEAADCTARLREARIVTGSDPLEFVHPLIATAVYRSIPPATRTAFHGRAAWAITRAGLGPAAASRHLLEVHRDNDQDLVGQLREAAGQHLAVGAPEAARRCLERALEEPPSQRDKATLLYELGCATLLSSPATTVRHLRAALDMPGLSDDQRVDATYRLAAAHSHNNQLKEAARALAAEAARTAPGPGLMRLQAAHFLWEGMQASEDDGPARSDRLARNADHLSGRDNAERALLTIRAFDAMMRGENSQLVVDLCERALIDGHPARGLGWTDTEWGFELPTLVGITYAFTDQLDHAEELFGEAVRAFEISGWSGAHLAFAHTLLGLVHRRRGRLAEAEGFLREGLRLADRVGSGLPVHWDAACLLIDTLVARGRVTEARQIADRYDFGSPYPSAMVLPDAPCVRGRLLLAEGRTEEAVTELEAAGQALEPRGRFNGVWAPWAGDLAHALAEEDPDRAAQLAASARAHAERFGTDTAIGEALRCVALFARSEDATHLLAESVRHLEASPSAYEHALALVDYGIAIRSPRELARAHKLATACGAESLANRAHQARASIRAAE; this is encoded by the coding sequence ATGAAGCAGTCCCGGCCGCTGTACGAGCGCGAACCGGAACTCGCCGCTGCCGCACACGCCGTGGCCGCCCTGTGCGACGCCCAGGCATTCGGCGGGCTGCTGATCTTCAGCGGCGAGGCGGGCATCGGCAAGACGGCGCTGCTCGCCGAGATCCGGGCGATGGCCGCCGACCGCTGCTCGGTCTGGTCCGCACGCGGCGGTGAAACGGTCACATCCGTGCCGTTCCACGTCGTGCGCCAACTGCTGCAACCCGCCCTCGACCAGTTCCCGCCCGACGAGGTGCGGACCCTGTTCGGGCCCTGGTACGAAATTGCCGCGCCCGCACTCGGACTCGCCGAACCGAGCGGTCCCCAGCCGGATCCGCAAGGTGTACGGGACGGCCTCGACTTCGTCGTCTCCCGGCTCGCGTCCCGACTGAGCCACCGCCCGCTGCTGCTCGTCATCGACGACGCACACTGGGCGGACGGCGAATCCCTCGCCTGGCTCGCCTCGTTCACCGCCCGCCTCGGCGAACTGCCCGTCCTGGTCGTCCAGGCCCACCGGCCGGAAGAACTGGCGGCGCGGCAGGAGGGGAGCGGATCGGGCGGCGCCAACCCCTCCCAGGTCCGGGTGGCCCTGCGCGCCCTCACTCCGGACGCCACCGCGGTACTGGTCCGCGCGGCCCTCGGCGAACACGCCGACGACCCGTTCTGCCGCGAGGTGTGGGCCGTCACGGGAGGCAACCCCTACGAGGCGGTCGAACTCGTCGCCAAGGTCCAGGACCGCGAACTGGTGCCGCTGGAGGAGTCGGCCGGGCTGCTGCGCGAACTCGGCGAGTCCGCCCGCGGCAGCGGCCTCGTCGCCCGGCTCGAACGGCTCGGCACCCATGCCACCCGGTTCGCCTGGGCCGCCGCCGTCCTCGGCACGGACATCTCGCAGGATCTCGCCGCCACCCTCGCCGGAATGAGCCCCGCCGAGGCCGCCGACTGCACGGCGCGGCTACGCGAAGCCCGTATCGTCACCGGCTCCGACCCGCTGGAGTTCGTCCACCCGCTGATCGCCACCGCGGTGTACCGCTCCATCCCGCCGGCCACCCGCACCGCCTTTCACGGCCGGGCGGCGTGGGCGATCACCCGCGCGGGACTCGGCCCCGCGGCAGCCTCTCGCCACCTCCTCGAAGTGCACCGGGACAACGACCAGGATCTGGTCGGCCAACTCCGCGAAGCAGCCGGACAACACCTCGCGGTCGGTGCCCCGGAGGCCGCCCGCCGCTGCCTCGAACGCGCGCTGGAAGAACCACCGAGCCAACGCGACAAGGCCACCCTGCTGTACGAACTGGGCTGCGCCACTCTCCTCAGCTCGCCCGCCACCACCGTCCGGCATCTGCGCGCCGCCCTCGACATGCCCGGACTCTCCGACGACCAGCGCGTCGATGCCACCTACCGGCTCGCGGCCGCGCATTCCCACAACAACCAGCTGAAGGAAGCGGCGCGCGCCCTCGCCGCGGAGGCCGCGCGCACCGCCCCGGGCCCCGGCCTGATGCGGCTTCAGGCCGCCCACTTCCTCTGGGAGGGCATGCAGGCGTCCGAGGACGATGGACCCGCCCGTTCCGACCGGCTCGCCCGGAACGCCGACCACCTGTCCGGCCGCGACAACGCCGAGCGCGCCCTGCTCACCATTCGCGCCTTCGACGCCATGATGCGGGGCGAGAACTCCCAGCTCGTCGTCGACCTCTGCGAACGCGCCCTGATCGACGGCCATCCCGCACGCGGACTCGGCTGGACCGATACCGAGTGGGGCTTCGAACTCCCGACGCTCGTCGGCATCACCTACGCCTTCACCGACCAGCTCGACCACGCCGAGGAACTGTTCGGCGAGGCCGTCCGCGCCTTCGAGATCTCCGGCTGGAGCGGTGCGCACCTGGCGTTCGCGCACACCCTGCTCGGGCTGGTCCACCGCCGCCGCGGCCGGCTCGCCGAGGCGGAGGGCTTCCTCCGCGAAGGGCTGCGCCTCGCCGACCGTGTCGGCAGCGGACTGCCCGTCCACTGGGACGCGGCCTGTCTGCTCATCGACACCCTGGTCGCCCGCGGCCGGGTCACCGAGGCCCGTCAGATCGCCGACCGCTACGACTTCGGCTCGCCCTACCCCAGCGCGATGGTGCTGCCCGACGCCCCGTGCGTACGCGGCCGGCTGCTGCTGGCCGAAGGCCGCACCGAGGAAGCGGTCACGGAACTCGAAGCGGCCGGTCAGGCACTTGAACCCCGTGGCAGGTTCAACGGCGTCTGGGCTCCCTGGGCGGGCGACCTCGCCCACGCCCTGGCCGAGGAGGACCCGGACCGTGCGGCCCAGCTCGCCGCCTCGGCCCGGGCACATGCCGAACGCTTCGGTACGGACACCGCGATCGGTGAGGCCCTGCGCTGTGTCGCCTTGTTCGCGCGCTCCGAGGACGCCACGCATCTGCTCGCCGAGTCGGTCCGCCACCTGGAGGCGTCCCCGTCCGCGTACGAACACGCCCTGGCCCTCGTCGACTACGGCATCGCGATCCGCTCCCCGCGCGAACTCGCCAGGGCCCACAAACTGGCCACCGCCTGCGGCGCCGAATCCCTGGCAAACCGCGCCCACCAGGCACGGGCGTCGATCAGGGCCGCGGAGTGA
- a CDS encoding protein kinase domain-containing protein — MSLRGGDPAEIGGYPLEARLGSGGMGTVFLARTSSGRPVAIKLIHQQFAGDDEFRIRFRQEVAAARRVSGAFTAAVVDAAPEAEQPWMATTYIEGHTLAQRIAAEGPLNGTELRRLAIGLAEALRDIHRVGVVHRDLKPSNVVLSPEGPRVIDFGISRAVDQQTLTMTGRVIGTPPFMSPEQLQAPRGVGPRSDVFSLGTLLVYAATGHGPFDADSPYMTAYQVVHEEPSLGAVPVALRAVVESCLDKEPKGRPSADELLVLLRDLPADLGGTDANRVAAGRTRDVITQHHFATRATPAPTTAPAGPDTGSAGTIGRRLRRRWRPVLAAAVAVAAIGGGAAALKAGGLGGNSGSDKGNSVAAPGAALPDGFEPWRRTVQGGSEDISDELRCVARGDALFCGGGGVVATRIRALDGSRVWTAKSPGVPVQGMHLVGATDDTVLGYRFAAQNAPQDPPSEVVAIDANNGRELWSVPSGAQSQAVTGRTQDALVVGSAVVTVDASNSRFEARDAHSGEVTWTTSFPAGSQCAPVPVGPQLFAMCATDAEVDASEVRHPTLYTVDRASGTLGRPVAVDGPAVPMGVANGKLVLFQGHMEGTALAGYDGVARVDLASRKVTYSRLAKTYAGTPGMADGTLYVSRQTGLVTALDPATGRMKWSRQTGVEGASGPVAGADALYFSSATGRVVALSPYNGKPLWTTDPQADGLTGEQGASPRVTVAGRAVIVAAAKNTLFAFDAQKPPKSG, encoded by the coding sequence GTGTCGCTGCGCGGAGGTGATCCAGCCGAGATCGGCGGTTATCCGCTTGAGGCGCGGCTTGGCTCGGGGGGCATGGGCACGGTCTTTCTGGCCCGTACGAGCTCGGGGCGACCTGTCGCTATCAAACTGATCCACCAGCAGTTCGCGGGGGACGACGAGTTCCGCATCCGTTTCCGGCAGGAGGTGGCGGCGGCGAGGCGGGTGAGCGGCGCGTTCACCGCCGCCGTGGTCGACGCTGCCCCTGAGGCCGAGCAGCCGTGGATGGCGACGACCTATATCGAGGGGCACACGCTCGCCCAGCGCATCGCGGCTGAAGGCCCGCTGAACGGAACGGAGCTGAGGAGGCTCGCCATCGGGCTGGCGGAGGCACTGCGCGACATCCACCGGGTGGGGGTCGTCCACCGTGACCTGAAGCCCTCGAACGTCGTGCTCTCGCCCGAGGGCCCACGCGTCATCGACTTCGGCATTTCGCGCGCCGTGGACCAGCAGACGCTGACGATGACAGGGCGGGTCATCGGTACGCCGCCCTTCATGTCGCCGGAGCAGTTGCAGGCGCCGCGTGGTGTGGGGCCGCGGTCCGATGTCTTCTCGCTGGGGACGCTGCTGGTGTACGCAGCGACGGGCCACGGGCCCTTCGACGCGGACAGCCCATACATGACGGCGTATCAGGTGGTGCACGAGGAGCCGTCGCTGGGTGCCGTGCCGGTGGCATTGCGCGCGGTCGTCGAGTCGTGCCTGGACAAGGAGCCGAAGGGGCGCCCCTCGGCGGACGAACTCCTCGTGCTGCTGCGGGACCTGCCGGCCGACCTCGGTGGGACCGACGCGAACAGGGTCGCAGCGGGCCGCACCCGCGACGTGATCACCCAGCATCACTTCGCGACGCGGGCCACCCCGGCGCCGACCACCGCCCCGGCCGGTCCCGATACAGGGAGCGCCGGCACCATCGGCCGCCGTCTGCGTCGTCGATGGCGTCCTGTGCTCGCGGCCGCGGTCGCGGTGGCAGCGATCGGCGGGGGAGCCGCCGCACTGAAGGCGGGCGGCCTCGGGGGGAACAGCGGCAGCGACAAGGGCAACAGCGTTGCGGCGCCGGGTGCCGCACTTCCGGACGGCTTCGAGCCGTGGCGCAGGACTGTGCAGGGCGGTAGCGAGGACATCTCCGACGAGCTGCGTTGCGTCGCGCGCGGCGACGCGCTGTTCTGCGGGGGCGGCGGCGTTGTCGCGACCCGTATCAGGGCCCTGGACGGCTCGCGGGTGTGGACGGCGAAGAGTCCGGGCGTCCCCGTCCAGGGCATGCACCTGGTGGGCGCCACCGACGATACGGTGCTCGGTTACCGCTTCGCCGCCCAGAACGCTCCGCAGGACCCTCCCAGCGAGGTGGTGGCCATCGACGCGAACAACGGCCGGGAGCTGTGGTCCGTGCCGTCCGGCGCCCAGTCGCAGGCCGTCACGGGTCGGACTCAGGACGCCCTTGTGGTCGGCTCCGCCGTCGTGACGGTCGACGCTTCCAACTCCCGCTTCGAGGCCCGGGACGCGCACAGCGGTGAGGTCACCTGGACGACGTCGTTCCCCGCGGGTTCGCAGTGCGCTCCCGTCCCGGTGGGCCCGCAGCTCTTCGCGATGTGCGCGACGGATGCGGAGGTGGATGCCTCAGAGGTGCGCCACCCCACCCTGTATACGGTCGACCGCGCCTCGGGGACACTGGGCAGGCCCGTCGCGGTTGACGGCCCCGCCGTGCCGATGGGCGTCGCCAACGGCAAACTCGTACTCTTTCAGGGGCACATGGAGGGAACGGCGCTGGCCGGCTACGACGGGGTGGCGCGGGTCGACCTGGCCTCGCGGAAGGTCACGTACTCCCGGCTGGCCAAGACATACGCGGGGACGCCCGGCATGGCGGACGGCACCCTCTACGTGAGCAGGCAGACCGGTCTCGTCACAGCGCTCGACCCCGCGACCGGCCGGATGAAGTGGTCCCGGCAGACGGGCGTGGAGGGCGCGTCGGGTCCCGTGGCGGGAGCCGACGCGCTGTATTTCAGCTCGGCCACCGGCCGGGTGGTCGCGCTGTCGCCGTACAATGGCAAACCCCTGTGGACAACAGATCCGCAGGCCGATGGTTTGACGGGCGAGCAGGGCGCAAGCCCGCGCGTGACCGTCGCGGGGCGTGCAGTGATCGTGGCCGCGGCCAAGAACACTCTCTTCGCCTTCGACGCGCAGAAGCCGCCGAAGTCGGGCTGA